A stretch of the Streptomyces ortus genome encodes the following:
- a CDS encoding FAD-dependent monooxygenase, translated as MTAGRLAGGIDSWSTGRVVLAGDAAHCASPYSGMGISGGLVGAYVLAGEINRSPDDLTAAPANYECVLRPFVDEIQGKVNPNLPYGVQWGTAGPA; from the coding sequence ATGACTGCAGGCAGGCTGGCGGGCGGCATCGACAGCTGGTCCACGGGCCGGGTGGTCCTGGCCGGTGACGCCGCGCACTGCGCCTCTCCCTACAGCGGCATGGGGATCTCCGGTGGCCTGGTCGGGGCGTACGTCCTGGCCGGGGAGATCAACCGCAGCCCGGACGACCTGACGGCGGCGCCGGCGAACTACGAGTGTGTCCTGCGCCCGTTCGTCGACGAGATCCAGGGCAAGGTCAACCCGAATCTCCCGTACGGCGTGCAGTGGGGCACGGCCGGCCCTGCATGA
- a CDS encoding winged helix-turn-helix transcriptional regulator produces the protein MTTSQPGRRDQRPRERGVRGDLLDPLCPTRQLLDRIGTKWTSMTVKVLAEEAPGELRFAELRRRIPGVSQKMLSVTLRSLARDGLVTRRVEPTVPPAVHYRLTELGLSLEGPLSVLRTWAETHMPEINRSNRLADESPSD, from the coding sequence GTGACCACGTCGCAGCCCGGCAGGCGTGACCAGCGACCCCGCGAGCGCGGGGTGCGCGGTGACCTGCTGGATCCGCTCTGCCCTACCCGCCAGTTGCTCGACCGCATCGGCACCAAATGGACATCGATGACGGTCAAGGTGCTGGCCGAAGAGGCGCCGGGCGAGCTGCGTTTCGCGGAGCTCCGACGCCGCATCCCCGGCGTCTCGCAAAAGATGCTGTCCGTCACCTTGCGGAGTCTCGCCCGCGACGGCCTGGTCACGCGCCGCGTGGAACCCACCGTGCCGCCCGCCGTCCACTACCGCCTCACCGAACTCGGCCTGTCCCTTGAGGGCCCGCTCTCCGTCCTGCGGACCTGGGCCGAGACACACATGCCGGAAATCAACCGCAGCAACCGGCTCGCCGACGAGTCACCCTCCGACTAG
- a CDS encoding alpha/beta fold hydrolase, with amino-acid sequence MPELRRVQVNGVELNVALAGSGPAVLLLHGFPHTWQVWTDVMADLSGRYRVIAPDLRGFGASSRAAGGYDAGTLAEDAAALLSTLGVSSAAVVGIDAGVAPAFLLALRRPGLVERLVVMESLLGRLPGAEDFLADGPPWWFGFHSAAPGLAETVLEGHEAAYIDWFLNAGTLGEGVRPALRDAFVRSYTGRQALSCAFSYYRALPESAAQIEQAVATARLTVPTMALGARPVGAALERQLRPFTDDLTGHVIEDCGHIIPLDRPRALLALLRPFLAGEDAKAA; translated from the coding sequence ATGCCCGAGCTACGACGCGTCCAGGTCAACGGTGTCGAACTGAACGTCGCTCTCGCCGGATCGGGACCGGCCGTCCTGCTGCTGCACGGCTTCCCGCACACCTGGCAGGTGTGGACGGACGTCATGGCCGACCTGTCCGGCCGCTACCGCGTCATCGCGCCGGACCTGCGCGGGTTCGGGGCAAGCAGCCGCGCCGCCGGCGGTTACGACGCGGGCACGCTGGCCGAGGACGCCGCGGCACTCCTCTCCACGCTCGGCGTGTCCTCCGCCGCGGTGGTGGGCATCGACGCGGGTGTCGCGCCGGCTTTCCTCCTCGCCCTGCGCCGCCCCGGCCTCGTAGAGCGCCTGGTCGTCATGGAGTCCCTTCTGGGCCGGCTGCCCGGTGCCGAGGACTTCCTCGCCGACGGACCGCCGTGGTGGTTCGGTTTCCATTCCGCCGCACCCGGCCTTGCCGAGACCGTGTTGGAGGGCCACGAAGCCGCCTACATCGACTGGTTCCTGAACGCCGGCACCCTCGGTGAGGGGGTGCGCCCCGCCCTCCGGGACGCCTTCGTCCGCTCGTATACCGGCCGCCAGGCGCTGAGCTGCGCGTTCTCCTACTACCGGGCCCTGCCCGAGAGCGCGGCACAGATCGAGCAGGCGGTCGCCACCGCGCGCCTGACGGTGCCGACGATGGCCCTGGGCGCCCGGCCCGTCGGTGCCGCACTGGAACGCCAGCTCCGCCCGTTCACCGACGACCTCACCGGACACGTCATCGAGGACTGCGGCCACATCATCCCTCTGGACCGGCCACGTGCTCTGCTCGCGCTGCTGCGTCCGTTCCTGGCGGGTGAGGACGCGAAGGCGGCGTGA
- a CDS encoding MerR family transcriptional regulator, with protein sequence MLTIGEFSRLTHLSVRTLRRYHEAALLEPAVVDETTGYRYYGVDQIPTAQVIHRLRELDVPLSDVQRILRTPDPGVRAALVTHHLQRLEDELDRTRAAVVSLRRLLQPDPAPIDVELRAEPARTVAAVEAVVGHRDVSTWYAGAMAELEAAVGAAATGPPGGSYDNALFEQERGHAVVYLPTATPPRTGRVHPTLLPAAELAVTTHAGEHDGIEVTYGELGTWVVENAMSVAGPVREVYLVGPRDTSDPTAWRTEIGWPVFRVT encoded by the coding sequence ATGCTGACCATCGGGGAGTTCTCGCGCCTGACCCACTTGAGCGTACGGACCCTGCGCCGGTACCACGAGGCGGCCTTGCTGGAACCCGCCGTGGTGGACGAGACCACCGGTTACCGCTACTACGGCGTCGACCAGATCCCGACCGCGCAGGTCATCCACCGGCTCCGCGAGCTCGACGTCCCCCTGAGTGATGTGCAGCGGATCCTGCGGACCCCCGACCCCGGTGTCCGGGCGGCCCTGGTCACGCACCACCTGCAGCGCCTGGAGGACGAGCTGGACCGCACCCGCGCCGCGGTCGTGTCGCTGCGCCGCCTGCTGCAGCCCGACCCCGCGCCGATCGACGTCGAGCTGCGCGCGGAGCCCGCCCGGACGGTCGCGGCGGTGGAGGCCGTAGTCGGACATCGCGACGTCTCGACCTGGTACGCGGGCGCGATGGCAGAATTGGAGGCGGCCGTCGGCGCCGCCGCGACCGGACCGCCGGGCGGCAGCTACGACAACGCCCTTTTCGAGCAGGAGCGCGGTCACGCGGTCGTCTACCTGCCGACCGCTACGCCACCTCGCACTGGACGCGTGCACCCCACGCTTCTGCCGGCCGCGGAACTGGCCGTCACCACCCACGCCGGCGAGCACGACGGCATCGAGGTCACGTACGGCGAACTCGGGACCTGGGTGGTGGAGAACGCGATGTCGGTGGCCGGGCCGGTGCGGGAGGTCTACCTGGTCGGCCCCCGTGACACGAGCGACCCCACCGCGTGGCGCACCGAGATCGGCTGGCCGGTCTTTCGCGTCACCTGA
- a CDS encoding nuclear transport factor 2 family protein: MTQHTDLPSELLPTTVREFFAAHVVRDADTASSFLAEDAVVVDQGETFRGREVAHAFLRDAGSEFEYTTEQIGARRVDDAHWVVTVRLEGTFPGGVAELDYRFALRDDLVAELVIANHQA; the protein is encoded by the coding sequence ATGACACAGCACACCGATCTCCCGTCCGAGCTGCTCCCGACCACCGTGCGCGAGTTCTTCGCCGCCCATGTCGTCCGCGACGCCGACACCGCCTCGTCGTTCCTCGCCGAGGACGCGGTGGTCGTCGACCAGGGCGAGACCTTCCGCGGCCGAGAGGTGGCCCACGCGTTCCTGCGGGACGCCGGGTCCGAGTTCGAGTACACGACCGAGCAGATCGGCGCTCGCCGCGTCGATGACGCCCACTGGGTGGTGACCGTGCGGCTGGAGGGCACCTTCCCGGGTGGCGTCGCCGAGCTCGACTACCGGTTCGCGCTGCGCGATGACCTCGTCGCCGAACTCGTCATCGCCAACCACCAAGCCTGA
- a CDS encoding SDR family NAD(P)-dependent oxidoreductase: MSSSERDRLDGRRALVTGGSKGSGKAVVKRPREMGADVYVTARTMPDGYEHPDRFIEADLLTADGTHTVAARIAESGGTLDILVHVVGGASTPSGGFVVITDDPWLTELNPNLLGAVRLDRALLPAMIGSGSGVVLHFTSIQRELPLYDASLAYAAAKAALRGRSHGPAAHLSTQARPRPRQAPQRPPPPSR, translated from the coding sequence ATGTCTAGTTCAGAGCGGGACCGTCTCGACGGCCGCCGGGCGCTGGTCACGGGCGGTTCGAAGGGCTCGGGCAAGGCAGTAGTGAAGAGACCGCGAGAGATGGGTGCCGACGTGTACGTGACGGCGCGAACGATGCCCGACGGGTACGAGCACCCTGACCGATTCATCGAAGCGGACCTGCTGACGGCGGACGGCACCCATACCGTGGCCGCTCGCATCGCAGAGTCCGGCGGCACGCTGGACATCCTGGTGCACGTCGTCGGAGGGGCGTCGACGCCGTCCGGTGGATTCGTGGTCATCACCGATGACCCGTGGCTCACGGAGCTGAACCCGAACCTCCTGGGGGCGGTGCGGCTGGATCGAGCTCTTCTGCCGGCAATGATCGGGTCCGGGTCGGGCGTGGTGCTGCACTTCACCTCGATCCAGCGTGAACTGCCCCTGTACGACGCGTCCTTGGCTTACGCGGCAGCGAAGGCCGCGCTGCGAGGGCGGAGTCACGGGCCGGCTGCGCACCTATCGACTCAAGCGCGGCCACGACCGCGTCAAGCGCCGCAGCGTCCGCCACCTCCCAGCCGATGA
- a CDS encoding NADPH-dependent F420 reductase — translation MSATTLGIIGTGMVGAGVARRAVDAGLNVVLSNSRGPGTLAGLVAELGGAARAATPAEAASAGDLVLAAVPLATYERLPRAELEGKTVIDPMNYVPSYFPVPELDSNELTSSELVQRHLAGARVIKALHNIGPKHLLELFRPAGAPDRTALPLSGDDPRAKEQVAGLLDVLGFDAVDLGPLADSWRSEPNTPLYALPYVGQPPSGLTPADFVAWVQQAPGTPVGAARVRELAATTVRGPAGFRF, via the coding sequence GTGAGCGCAACAACCCTGGGCATCATCGGCACCGGCATGGTCGGTGCCGGAGTCGCCCGCCGCGCTGTCGACGCGGGTCTGAACGTCGTCCTGAGCAACTCACGCGGTCCGGGGACACTGGCCGGTCTCGTCGCCGAGCTGGGCGGGGCGGCCCGCGCGGCCACCCCGGCCGAAGCGGCGAGCGCCGGGGACCTGGTTCTCGCGGCCGTGCCCCTCGCCACGTACGAGCGGCTTCCCCGGGCGGAGCTGGAGGGCAAGACCGTGATCGACCCGATGAACTACGTGCCCAGCTATTTTCCGGTGCCGGAACTCGACAGCAACGAGCTGACTTCCAGCGAACTGGTCCAACGCCATCTCGCGGGTGCCCGGGTGATCAAGGCTCTGCACAACATCGGTCCCAAGCACCTGCTGGAGTTGTTCCGCCCAGCCGGTGCTCCCGACCGCACCGCGCTGCCGCTGTCCGGCGACGATCCGCGGGCCAAGGAGCAGGTGGCCGGTCTGCTGGACGTGCTCGGCTTCGACGCGGTGGACCTCGGCCCGCTGGCCGACAGTTGGCGCAGCGAACCCAACACTCCGCTCTATGCCCTGCCGTACGTGGGACAGCCGCCGTCCGGCCTCACTCCGGCGGATTTCGTGGCCTGGGTGCAACAAGCCCCCGGCACACCTGTGGGTGCCGCCCGCGTCCGAGAACTCGCCGCAACCACGGTGCGCGGTCCCGCAGGCTTCCGTTTCTGA
- a CDS encoding LysR family transcriptional regulator, whose product MQYFVTVAEELHFGRAAQRLRVVQPAVSQQVARLERELGVRLLERTSRRVRLTPAGTRVLAASREALAAAARVRVVAGEPAAVLRIGVASCATRRLDRAVERLRDGDRPSEAKLVDLPVAARIDAVRDGELDLALVRGALTSETVAVAPAWSEPLHVVLARNHPAAGRSAIGLHDLDPDGLRLPARDTDPPLHDAVLAVLPVPPPRPPAGDLLNVLFEVSQDLRRWTLLPAEQLAGTRSERLLHVPLDPPLNIDTQVVTSLATPDPCRKAYVTAFAD is encoded by the coding sequence TTGCAGTATTTCGTCACCGTCGCCGAGGAGCTGCACTTCGGTCGTGCGGCGCAGCGGCTGCGCGTGGTCCAGCCGGCGGTGAGCCAGCAGGTCGCCCGGCTCGAACGCGAACTCGGCGTACGTCTGCTGGAGCGCACCTCGCGCCGGGTACGGCTCACCCCGGCCGGCACCCGGGTCCTCGCCGCGTCCCGTGAAGCCCTCGCCGCGGCGGCCAGGGTGCGCGTGGTCGCCGGTGAGCCGGCGGCCGTCCTTCGCATCGGGGTGGCCTCCTGTGCCACCCGACGACTCGACCGGGCGGTGGAACGCCTGCGCGACGGCGACCGCCCCTCCGAAGCGAAACTGGTCGACCTGCCGGTGGCCGCGCGCATCGACGCCGTCCGTGACGGTGAGCTCGACTTGGCCTTGGTGCGGGGCGCACTCACCTCCGAAACGGTGGCGGTGGCGCCCGCCTGGTCGGAACCGCTGCACGTGGTACTCGCCCGAAACCATCCCGCCGCCGGCAGATCAGCGATCGGCCTGCACGACCTCGACCCTGACGGCCTGCGCCTGCCCGCCCGCGACACGGATCCACCCCTGCACGACGCCGTACTCGCCGTCCTGCCCGTGCCGCCCCCGCGCCCACCGGCCGGTGACCTGCTCAACGTGCTCTTCGAAGTGAGCCAGGACCTCAGGCGCTGGACACTGCTGCCGGCCGAGCAACTCGCAGGTACCCGTTCAGAACGGCTGCTCCACGTTCCGCTCGACCCACCCCTGAACATCGACACCCAGGTCGTCACGTCACTGGCCACCCCGGACCCGTGCCGGAAGGCGTACGTGACCGCGTTCGCGGACTGA
- a CDS encoding ArsR/SmtB family transcription factor, whose protein sequence is MIRIHLDEVTLSRTRMAFSPAAEVIAALELLHRGRGRAAWPYTGWAEQAAAVLASVPQTAPLHLYRQLHGGGRARRTPDLFEPFVPQPDPGLGAELAVLRATPGDVVEYQFTRHYPEGVPDFLLPYREDRERAFGRLADAFEVFWREAMAPYWPLMRTVLEEEILLRARSLAGHGPDAVLAGLGGPALWEPPVLSLPKAKESRVTAAGQRLLLVPLVFAQGRMGCSTDQPDLLRVTYQARGAAVLAGGAAVDPVFGDRLVALLGERRAAVLRALVVPATTSALARLLGLAPSTVSQQLSGLRAAGAVHRRRAGRRVYYGLEPAGEELLGLFGDCDQAVGSSQEAGSAVQEGLPGGTAGVVSGLG, encoded by the coding sequence ATGATCCGTATCCATCTGGACGAGGTCACCCTGTCGCGCACCCGTATGGCCTTCAGTCCCGCCGCCGAGGTGATCGCGGCGCTGGAACTGCTGCATCGAGGTCGCGGGCGCGCGGCCTGGCCGTACACGGGATGGGCCGAGCAGGCGGCTGCGGTGCTGGCGTCCGTGCCGCAGACCGCCCCGCTGCACCTCTACCGGCAGCTGCACGGTGGAGGGCGCGCCCGGCGCACCCCTGACCTGTTCGAGCCGTTCGTGCCGCAGCCCGATCCAGGGCTGGGCGCCGAGCTGGCGGTGCTGCGGGCGACGCCGGGTGACGTGGTGGAGTACCAGTTCACCCGGCACTATCCGGAGGGGGTCCCGGACTTCCTGCTGCCCTACCGCGAAGACCGGGAGCGGGCTTTCGGGCGGCTCGCCGACGCCTTCGAGGTGTTCTGGCGCGAGGCGATGGCCCCGTACTGGCCGCTGATGCGCACGGTGTTGGAGGAGGAGATCCTGCTGCGGGCGCGGTCGTTGGCCGGCCACGGCCCGGACGCCGTACTGGCCGGACTGGGAGGACCGGCGCTGTGGGAGCCGCCGGTGCTGTCGTTGCCCAAGGCCAAGGAGTCGCGGGTGACGGCGGCGGGGCAGCGGCTGCTGCTGGTGCCGCTGGTGTTCGCCCAGGGGCGGATGGGCTGCTCGACCGACCAGCCGGACCTGCTGCGGGTGACGTACCAGGCGCGGGGTGCGGCCGTGCTGGCGGGCGGCGCTGCTGTGGATCCCGTGTTCGGGGACCGTCTCGTCGCGCTGCTGGGAGAGCGCCGGGCCGCCGTGCTGCGGGCGCTGGTGGTGCCGGCCACGACGTCGGCGCTGGCCCGGCTGCTGGGGCTGGCGCCGAGCACCGTGTCGCAGCAGTTGAGCGGGCTGCGGGCGGCGGGGGCGGTGCACCGTCGGCGGGCCGGACGGCGCGTGTACTACGGGCTGGAACCGGCGGGGGAGGAACTGCTCGGCCTGTTCGGGGACTGTGACCAGGCAGTCGGGTCATCCCAGGAGGCCGGGTCGGCCGTACAGGAAGGGCTGCCCGGCGGCACGGCCGGTGTTGTTTCGGGGCTCGGGTAA
- a CDS encoding ABC transporter transmembrane domain-containing protein has protein sequence MRALRHVRARAPRSVLIEVLRRRRLALAVGCLASTVHQVCEALVPLAIGLTVERAVAGGDAGRMAMALGLILLLFAVLATGGGVSYWVLTRAVQQEAHRLRVAAVGRVLAEPGAAAGRTPGELLSVVTSDAAATARVLALLTRVLSSVAALAVTAVVLLRIDVVLGLCVVLAVPPLVVAVDAAGPRLEARLRERQQAAGLTAALAAELVRALKVLRGFGGQAEAARRYRTLSRDCLSADVMAARASALVLGATLTATAAVTTAVVALAAVMAYSGRIGVAQFVTVAATAPFVADPVAGAMAAVQQWAAAGASASRLGPLLHGTPPLPRQAVASTSTPVPDGGLRLRAVGVADVVPFSLDLAPGEALGVVAVDPAVASAFVEVLAGDRPPRTGEVYVGRTPSDLAQPRRLRRHVLAAPHAVHLFGRTVGEVLDSGRGHPPVRHARALDVAALGATTAARGAVTAAGDAMTAAGSAVTAARDAAAAELADGATDLSGGQRQRLALARAVAADAPVLVLHDPLTAVDAVTEDEVAGRLFTARRTDGGVTVVVTSSPPLLARCDRVLFIGHDDIPVLAPHPALLDLPDYAETVLR, from the coding sequence GTGCGTGCGCTGCGGCATGTGCGCGCCCGCGCACCGCGCAGCGTTCTCATCGAGGTACTGCGGCGGCGCCGTCTTGCGCTCGCGGTCGGCTGTCTGGCCTCGACCGTGCATCAGGTGTGTGAGGCGCTGGTCCCGCTGGCGATCGGCCTCACCGTCGAGCGGGCGGTGGCGGGCGGCGACGCGGGCCGCATGGCGATGGCCCTCGGGTTGATCCTGCTCCTGTTCGCCGTCCTCGCCACCGGCGGCGGCGTCTCGTACTGGGTGCTGACCAGGGCCGTGCAGCAGGAGGCGCACCGGCTGCGGGTCGCCGCCGTGGGCCGGGTCCTTGCCGAACCGGGCGCGGCGGCCGGGCGTACGCCGGGTGAGTTGCTGTCGGTGGTGACCTCGGACGCCGCGGCGACCGCGCGGGTGCTGGCGCTGCTCACCCGCGTCCTGTCGTCGGTGGCCGCGCTGGCGGTGACCGCTGTCGTCCTGCTGCGCATCGACGTCGTCCTGGGGCTGTGCGTCGTCCTGGCCGTACCGCCGCTCGTCGTGGCTGTCGACGCGGCGGGGCCGAGGCTGGAGGCCCGGCTGCGGGAGCGCCAGCAGGCCGCGGGGCTGACGGCGGCGCTCGCCGCCGAACTGGTGCGCGCGCTAAAGGTGTTGCGGGGCTTCGGTGGCCAGGCGGAGGCGGCCCGGCGCTACCGGACGCTGAGCCGTGACTGCCTGAGTGCGGATGTCATGGCCGCGCGGGCCTCCGCGCTCGTGCTGGGCGCGACGCTCACGGCGACGGCGGCCGTGACGACGGCGGTGGTGGCACTGGCGGCCGTGATGGCGTACTCGGGCCGCATCGGTGTCGCGCAGTTCGTGACCGTCGCGGCGACGGCGCCGTTCGTCGCCGATCCGGTCGCCGGGGCGATGGCGGCCGTGCAGCAGTGGGCCGCGGCCGGTGCCAGTGCCTCCCGGCTCGGCCCGCTGCTGCACGGCACACCGCCTCTGCCCCGCCAGGCGGTCGCTTCGACCTCGACCCCGGTCCCGGACGGCGGGCTGCGGCTGCGCGCGGTGGGCGTGGCGGATGTCGTGCCGTTCAGCCTTGACCTGGCGCCGGGTGAGGCCCTCGGCGTGGTGGCCGTGGACCCGGCGGTGGCGTCGGCCTTCGTCGAGGTCCTGGCCGGGGACCGGCCGCCCCGGACGGGCGAGGTGTACGTGGGCCGCACTCCGTCGGACTTGGCGCAACCCCGGCGGCTGCGCCGCCACGTCCTGGCCGCGCCGCACGCCGTGCACCTGTTCGGCCGCACCGTGGGCGAGGTGCTGGACAGCGGACGGGGCCATCCCCCGGTGCGGCACGCACGTGCCCTGGACGTCGCCGCACTGGGCGCGACGACCGCTGCACGGGGTGCGGTGACCGCTGCAGGGGACGCGATGACCGCCGCAGGGAGCGCGGTTACTGCTGCGCGGGACGCAGCGGCTGCCGAACTGGCCGACGGAGCGACGGATCTGTCCGGCGGCCAGCGTCAACGTCTGGCGCTGGCACGGGCGGTGGCCGCGGATGCGCCCGTCCTGGTCCTGCACGACCCGCTGACCGCGGTCGACGCGGTCACCGAGGACGAGGTGGCCGGCCGGCTCTTCACGGCGCGGCGCACGGACGGCGGCGTCACCGTGGTCGTCACGTCCTCGCCGCCGCTGCTGGCGCGCTGCGACCGGGTCCTCTTCATCGGACACGACGACATCCCCGTCCTCGCCCCCCACCCCGCCCTGCTGGACCTGCCCGACTACGCCGAAACGGTACTGCGATGA
- a CDS encoding ABC transporter ATP-binding protein — MTATALPVASGRRALAHLARTARRHPRDCAAALGWTVAAGVCGVLVPLLLGHLVDAVRAHHADLAGLLTWTALSALAGAVCTAAAQRAMVVLGARIAARLREDVVVRVLALDPRAAEAAGGGDVTSRVTEDMENFTTAVPLLAEVVTATGTIAVSLAAFASLDWRLALAFLTVVPVYVVGLHAHLPRAARRYAQERAVAAERGRVVLESLHGARTVDAYDMAVLQTGRVDAASGRALTAGLRATWLSLWLAKSMNAAEALGLCAILLTGALLVDAGEVSVGAVAAAGLLFHRLFDPLGTLLTSFDQVQRAGAALARVVGVAALPPPASRPVRLPSGPVAVEARGLRFSYGPGHGDVLNGVDLVVPPGTSLAVVGASGAGKTTLAHLLSGILTPPRGSAVFADRLGRMDVREMSDEDRPAWVGAIAQEPHVFTGTLRDDLTLAAPHADDRAVRAALEAVDARWAAALPDGLDTRIGVGGHPLDAAQGQQLALARIMLADPPIVVLDEATAEAGSAHARVLEDGAQALVRGRTALVVAHRLSQARRCDRIAVLADGHVKELGTHAELLALGGRYAALWSAWTEHGIPARGHAGASEG; from the coding sequence ATGACAGCGACAGCCCTCCCCGTCGCCTCAGGCCGGCGCGCCCTCGCCCACCTGGCCCGAACCGCCCGCCGACACCCGCGGGACTGCGCGGCCGCCCTGGGCTGGACGGTGGCGGCAGGCGTGTGCGGTGTTCTGGTGCCGCTGCTGCTGGGCCATCTCGTGGACGCCGTACGCGCCCACCACGCGGACCTGGCCGGTCTGCTGACCTGGACAGCGTTGAGCGCGCTCGCGGGAGCGGTGTGCACGGCGGCGGCGCAGCGGGCCATGGTGGTGCTGGGTGCCCGGATCGCGGCCCGGTTGCGCGAGGACGTCGTCGTGCGGGTGCTGGCGCTCGACCCGCGCGCGGCCGAGGCGGCCGGAGGCGGTGACGTGACCTCGCGGGTCACGGAGGACATGGAGAACTTCACCACCGCCGTACCGCTGCTGGCCGAGGTCGTCACCGCCACCGGCACGATCGCCGTCTCGCTCGCCGCCTTCGCCTCCCTTGACTGGCGCCTGGCCCTGGCTTTCCTGACGGTGGTGCCGGTGTACGTGGTCGGTCTGCACGCCCACCTGCCCCGGGCGGCCCGGCGATACGCTCAGGAGCGCGCCGTGGCGGCGGAGCGCGGACGGGTGGTGCTGGAGTCCCTGCACGGGGCCCGCACCGTCGACGCGTACGACATGGCTGTCCTGCAGACCGGCCGGGTCGACGCCGCCTCCGGACGGGCCCTGACGGCGGGGCTGCGCGCCACCTGGCTGTCGCTGTGGCTGGCGAAGTCGATGAACGCCGCGGAGGCCCTCGGACTGTGCGCGATCCTGCTGACCGGGGCGCTGCTGGTGGACGCCGGGGAGGTGAGCGTCGGCGCGGTCGCGGCGGCCGGGCTGCTCTTCCACCGGCTGTTCGACCCGCTGGGTACTCTGCTGACCTCGTTCGACCAGGTCCAGCGGGCCGGTGCGGCGCTCGCCCGGGTCGTCGGAGTCGCCGCCCTGCCCCCGCCGGCGTCCCGGCCCGTCCGCCTGCCGTCCGGGCCCGTCGCGGTCGAGGCGCGCGGCCTGCGTTTCTCCTACGGTCCTGGGCACGGCGACGTGCTGAACGGCGTCGACCTGGTGGTGCCGCCGGGCACCTCACTGGCCGTCGTCGGCGCGAGCGGCGCCGGCAAGACCACGCTCGCGCACCTCCTCAGCGGAATCCTCACCCCGCCTCGGGGGAGCGCGGTGTTCGCTGACCGGCTGGGCCGCATGGACGTGCGGGAGATGAGCGACGAGGATCGTCCGGCCTGGGTCGGGGCGATCGCACAGGAACCCCATGTCTTCACCGGCACCCTGCGCGACGATCTGACCCTCGCCGCACCCCATGCGGACGACAGGGCCGTTCGGGCCGCACTGGAGGCTGTGGACGCGCGCTGGGCGGCGGCCCTGCCCGACGGCCTGGACACCCGGATCGGTGTCGGAGGTCATCCGCTGGACGCCGCCCAAGGACAGCAACTCGCCCTCGCGCGCATCATGCTGGCGGACCCGCCGATCGTCGTCCTCGACGAGGCGACGGCCGAGGCCGGCAGCGCGCACGCCCGGGTGCTGGAGGACGGCGCCCAGGCCCTGGTGCGCGGCAGGACCGCGCTCGTCGTCGCCCACCGCCTCTCCCAGGCCCGCCGCTGCGACCGCATCGCCGTGCTGGCCGACGGCCACGTCAAGGAACTCGGCACCCACGCCGAACTCCTGGCCCTCGGCGGACGGTACGCAGCTCTCTGGTCGGCGTGGACGGAGCACGGTATCCCGGCGCGGGGTCACGCCGGGGCCTCCGAGGGGTGA
- a CDS encoding MerR family transcriptional regulator produces MYPSLTPPRQVKIGDAAAFAGITPRAIRHYHQIGLLPEPERGGDGRRRYGYDDMTRLLWIRKMADAGISLDDMRAAFSETRGEAGDEALDHAPYIESVLGRLEETLAAQEAAIKRRRAAVQRLRAVGSPLGLLSELVTDRLSHLPPGALRPSDLDALLVTERIFGPLGAAIQASTFIVLATHPDLRAEEDRLEAAEAALDDGVEPDDPRVEELAVQRCAHQMALNRAIDAAGLDAAEEKIFETYDADLKGEENTEMSAAAAITKMPYDFSPARMRCVELAGRLLGEALATDAHSADG; encoded by the coding sequence ATGTACCCCTCCCTCACGCCTCCCCGGCAGGTCAAGATCGGTGATGCCGCCGCGTTCGCCGGGATCACCCCACGCGCCATCCGCCATTACCACCAGATCGGTCTGCTGCCGGAACCCGAGCGCGGTGGGGACGGCCGCCGCCGCTACGGCTATGACGACATGACCCGCCTGCTGTGGATCCGCAAGATGGCTGATGCCGGTATCAGCCTGGACGACATGCGGGCCGCTTTCAGCGAAACCCGGGGCGAAGCTGGAGACGAAGCCCTGGACCACGCCCCGTACATCGAGTCGGTCCTGGGCAGGCTGGAGGAAACCTTGGCGGCGCAGGAGGCCGCCATCAAACGTCGGCGCGCGGCTGTCCAGCGCCTGCGGGCGGTGGGCAGCCCGCTGGGGCTGCTCTCCGAACTGGTCACGGACCGGCTCAGCCACCTGCCCCCGGGAGCGTTGCGCCCCTCCGATCTGGACGCCCTGCTGGTCACGGAACGGATCTTCGGGCCGCTGGGCGCCGCCATCCAGGCCAGCACGTTCATCGTGCTGGCCACCCACCCCGACCTCCGGGCCGAGGAGGACCGCCTTGAGGCGGCCGAGGCCGCTCTCGATGACGGCGTCGAACCCGACGACCCGCGCGTCGAAGAGCTCGCCGTACAGCGATGCGCTCACCAAATGGCCCTTAACCGGGCCATCGACGCAGCTGGTCTCGACGCGGCCGAGGAGAAGATCTTCGAGACCTACGACGCCGACCTGAAAGGGGAGGAGAACACAGAGATGAGTGCCGCCGCGGCGATCACCAAGATGCCCTACGACTTCTCTCCCGCCCGGATGCGCTGCGTGGAACTCGCCGGACGACTCCTCGGCGAGGCCCTTGCCACCGACGCCCACTCCGCGGACGGTTGA